TCGTAGCCTTCGAACCCTATTGAAGAGACTGACATTGTCTTctcgcttttttttttgtgagaggAAAAGATCTTCTTGAAAGAGATTGAAACTAGAAAGCAAGTTAAACTACGAGGGCTGTCCGAGTTGACTAGGATGGCCTCTTAGAGcactgcaacaaaaaaaaaagatcgttATATTGAGAATATAAGAAATGATGAATGTATTAAGAACATGTTGGCTggtgtaagaaaaaaaaaactgacgtTAGAGTAGACAGAAGATTTGAATTTCTTGATTCCACCAAAGGGACGAACGTCTTCAATGCTGTAACCGAGGGGGGCTTCGTAAAATAAGGAACTTTTAGACTTGTTATTACCAGCTTTCGATTCCATCATAATCTCATTCACGCTCTTCTGTTAGCTAGAGAAACAAAACCAATAGTATAGGTTGGAGATAGTCAGAATCAAGGTGATGCATGGGGCTAGAACATCATAATAAATACATATAGATTCGCTGTTTCTTGCGAATTAAACAAACGGGTTTCTATGAAaggtttatattaattattaagatTCAGCTAAACAGCAAATCTGTTACGTTTTCCAACAAATCCAAGTATCTCACTCACACATTATCAGATGATTTAATTAGATCGAGGTCACAACAAATGATTTGCTAATACTGATGAACAATTGTATTATAGAATACGCATGGCCGATCTAATAAACACATAATAACACGAAATGTGTTCATTATTAAAGACTTACATGTATGAAGATGTTGATCACGATCTGGAGTTTTAACCTCTTAGTACAACCAGAAAACAATTATCCAAAGATATCAAACGTAGGAAACCTGAAATGAAAACAAAGGCCGGATATAATCAAACGATTAACAATATGTCAATTACTAGATAATCTCCAGAGAAAATGAGAAGGTCTACAATGCTATTAATCCaagatgaaacaaaagaaacagatCTCTTAAAGCTATGAAACTAACCTGATTCAGGAGGTTCTGAAAACTCGAAACCCTTAAGTATGAAAAGAAACGAGTTTATGATATGTTGTAAGAATACAAGGTGGGGGTGAGTTCTTTATATAGCCTCCAGCTTAGACACAATCGTGCGGCTATTAGGGCTCCGATATATTACGTACTCACACCCTCCCTTTTAGCCTTTTACTAAAAGACCCCTTACTTTATCTTTATGTGGTGTATAATAAGATTGCAGGTGCGAGATTCGCGACTATTCTTGACCACGCAAACTATAAAGAGCAACAAAtccttattttttttaccaGCTATTATTGTCAagaaattaattagttttaaagatttaaaagcttctaataaaacaattttacgACGATTCCTGACCACGAGAAAAAGTAACAGCTTTATTTAAAGTAATTATCTAAGTCAAAGAAGAATTTAAAGGATCATTTTAAATCGCTGCGAAAGTGAAACACATATAGTAGCCAATCATACGACGACACGTGGACTATTCAAGATGAAACGTCTAGTATTTGAGACGAGACGTTAGGTTTCGTTACTCACAAGAAACAGACAAATGTGAGGAGAACGTGAGCTCCATGTCAGTGATCTCACCATGGCATTGttacaaaagagaaaaaatagacGTAGGGGACATAATATCAGTTCCACTTACCTTGACTAAAAAAAGACTATAAACCAAGCAACGAGTAACATGTTTAACCCGGTTATGGTTCAATCTAGCTGAACCGGTTGGTTAAATAgcataaaacattaaatacatggttttccagaaaaaaaactcaaaatagaAAATGATGCTGTTTTGGTGAAGTCAAGAGCATTTAACTTGCTTCGGCTCGTCTCATGAGGTTTCCCCAACTATCACCAAAGCTCCAAGCTTGCGAAGGCTGCTCGATCCAAGGACCGTTCATGATGTTCAATATGCTACACGCTTCACTGTATTCAAGCTCAGGTAAGAGCTTTGGCGTCAGTAAGAAACACCTACACGATTAAAGACCACCACACACAAAACATTGTTTCTTACTTTTCAACACAAACGAGACATCGATTAATGCAAAAGCACAAGACAGCAGATTCTCAGAGCAGTTTCCAGGAAAAAAACTTACTGTGGTGTGTTTGGTTGGCTCGCAGCTCTAACCAGTTGTTGAAACATCTTCCTCTCGTTTATAGGATCCATACCTGCAGAAGAAGCCATTGCAGATTTTAGAAACTTTGATAATGTTTTGTAGACAGTTTTGCTTCACAATTTTACCTTGATTAATCTCATCAACAACCCTGAAAGGACAGTTTGTGAGATCTTGAAGAGAGACAAGGTAGAGGATGGTTGAGACAGAGCGCTCTCCTCCAGACTGGTGGTGAGAACTTAGAACCTGAAGTTGCCCAGATTCCCTGAACTTCACTTTGATATGTATCCCGTATTGATCAAAGTCAGTGTCCCGCTCATCCAGTGAAACTTCTCCTGCAACGGCCATTTCTTGGAAGTTATGGCTGAACGTTTCGTTTATTTGAGCAACGAGCCTTCTCAACGTTGGAAGCCATTTCTCCTTCAGAGATTCGATTTCTTTCAAGCATCTGCTCAGGTCTCTTTTATCAGCCTCGAGCTTCGTAGCAATAGTCTCTATCTGGCTCAGGCGATGTTCATACTCTTGGAGTATGTTCTGGTTTACAAAGAGGATCGAATTAGCTTGAGAGATGTTGTCTTGTATAGCAGCTTCCAACTCTTCTATAGTGGTTGGCATCTCCATGAACTCCTTTTTAAGTTGCGGTGTGATGATTGCAATAGATTCTGCATCTCTCTTGGCAGCTGCTAGCTGCAGTTGCTTTTCTTCAACCTCTTTCTTACAGTACTCAACGTTGAGGGATGCCTGCTGCGCCGTTTTCTCGTATTGTTTGATGTTGATTTCTGACTCCCTGATCTTTCTTTCCAATTCAATACAAGCCATATGCTTCTCCGCGTAGCTCCATTTGTTAGTGGCAGATTCCAAGAGCAGGTTTTTGAGATTGATCGCGTATGCGTAGCGGTCAGCATTAGCTTTGGAAGCCTGCTCAATCAGCTTAGCGACCGAAGCATCCATGTCCTCTTCTTGCTCCAAGGATTCAAGCTTCCTCTTCCTTTGTTGGTAACGGGATTCTAACTCACGGCGTTTTTTCTTCTCCAGATGCGACACATTAATAATCTCCTCCCTCTCTTTATGAAGTTTAGCTGCTTCTTCTTCCAACAGTCTTTGCTCTGTTTGAAGACTTTTGCGAGTTTCTTCAATGGTTGAAATAGCGTCTTCTAACTCCTCCTTTCTTGATCTAAGTTTCTCGAGCTCTCCAACGTCCAGCCCACATAACAGAAGACGTGATTGATTTACAGAATCTACACTTGCAGAGGAATGTCCACCATACCTTGAGGAAGACCAACGGTAGTGATTGTCCGGTGTCCAAAAATCAGTGATACCCAATTTAGATACTTCTTCAGCCCTCTGATCTGTGATCTTGGATCCAATGTATGAGTCATCTAGACCAAACTGGGAAGTTAAAACCTCCTTAACAGTACTAGGGGCATCAAATATTTGATCAAGGCGAGAATGAAGCCCAAGAGAACGCATATGATCAGAGATATGAAAGGGAGCCGAGCGCTCGCCGCTCTCTCTAACATAGTTTAGAACAGGAACATCAAAGCGTTTTAGATTCCTAACCAACAAATCTCGGTCATCTGGATCCTGAGTGATAAAAGACTTCCAGATATAATAAGGAATATGACCCTCCAAATAGCAAGCGTTCTCTCGATTTGGAACGTTAACCTCTAGCAAAACGGGACCATAAACTTCCCCTTTAAACTCATGACGATTCTGCTGCACCCATTGATACGCATCATATATCCTGTCAGCTCCAGAGTTACGCAGCGCATTCAAGAGTTTGTTATTTGCGTTCTCCATCTCTTTCAACCTATCCACACATTGCCGCAGGGTGTGTCTTTTCTGAGACAAGAGGCTCTCGTTGTCCGCCTTCTGATTCTTCTTCCAGTTGATGTTGTGCTGCAGCTCCGTAACCTGAGACTTCAACTCTTCAAGTTTGGCCACAGGCTGTTCATACACAGGCAGGTCTTTGAGTTCCCGTTCCGCAGCAGCCAGATCCTCGGTAGCTTTCAGAATCCTCTCTTGGCGATGCTCTTCTTGTTTCTTCAGCTCCCCAAGCTCTTTGTACGTTGCCACAACACGCGCTTCCGCCTCGTTCTCTTTCTCCAGCAAGTTCGAACGCTTATACCCATTAGTCTCCAAAGCTTTCTTAACCTTCTTGCATTTCGCATCAATCTCCGCCATCTCCTTCCTCTGCTTCTCAACCGGCTCCTTCACATCATTCAAACTCCTCGCAGCCTCATCCAACTTCTTCTCGCTTACCTTCAGCTTCTTCTTACCCTCCTGGTACTCCGACTTCTTCTTATCATACCTCAGCCACggcagcttcttcttcatcgaaTCAACCTTCGCCAAAAGCAACTCCCTCTGCTTAACCCTCTCCACATCCTTCTCCTGCTCATCCACAAGCGCCTTAAGCTGAGCCAGCGTCTCCCCGTTCTTCCCCACAGCTCTCTCAAGCTGCTTCAGCTCACGGCTCTTCTCAACAAGGTCACGGTGATGAACAGGCAACTGAGGATCACCAACCGCTTTCTCCGTCTCCTCCAAAAGCTGCACAGGCGTCAGCTTAGCGAACTCGCAAACCCTATCTTGAGGCAGAAACTGCGTGAGGTTGTTAACCTGAATATTAAACTTCTGAACGATCTCCAAAACCTCTCTCTTACTAACAGAGCTCCCGTTAAACATCCACTCCGACTTGTTACGCGTGTCGATCTTTCGACAAACCACGAACTTTTCTTCACTAGTTTTCCCTCTTAGAGTTATCTTGACGTAACCGGAATCCTCCCCGCGCTTCACGTAAGCGCCGACGCTGGTCGCTCTGCCGAGAAGCTGAGGCTCCCCGCCGAGGCAGAGCGCGATTGCGCAGACGAGGGAGCTTTTGCCTGAACCGTTCGGTCCGATTACGAGGTTTAACCGGGATCCCGGTTTGCAGACGAGGTGGTTGAAGGTCATGAAGTTGTGAAGCTCGATTTCGATGATGTTCCCGGGGAGAAAATCGTCTTCCCCTCTGGAGGAGGTTTTGAGACGCTTAGCACGGCGCTCAGACATCGGTCCTGAAAAAACTTTCCgtctgattattattattattaacgaGAAGCTTTAAGAGTTGGGGAGAATGCAAAAAAACCTAACCCTAAACCCCCAAATTGGATAAATCTGATCAAAATTTAGGGAAAAAGGTAATTTCTAATTTCGAAATCACGAGAACTCATCagtctctctcttctctccagcATATAACACTGTGAATGAAAAATGAAGAGGAAGACGAACAACCAAACTGACCTGAACGAGTGGAAACCGATAGCCGAACGAGGATTGGTCTCGAGtccggaaaaaaaaaacctagacTCTCTTTATGTCTCTGTCTGTGAATCGCGATTCCCAACGCTACAGTTTGTTTCGAGAGCTGAGAGTGGGAACGATGAGAAGCGAAAACCcgggaaaaaaagaagagatagGTTAGGGCTTTTTATCAGAACAATCCGGTTCGATTAATTTCTGACATTGAACCGGGTCGATGATTTGATTATACCTGGTTATGCTTCAACCCACCCCGGTTCATATAATAAGATTCAAATCAACTCAAATGTTATGTTTTACTAGCGACTAGTTCACTCCAGTTCGATGCTTCGCTTTACATTTGTTGTTGCCTTACGGTAAGCGATATAAAAAGTTGGGATCTTGTTGCTTCTcggttttaaaacttttaataactGGTGGCAAAACCAGAGACGATGGTTACACTTGATTCGAACTTTCAGACACTTAAAATCAGTAATGACCTCCCTCCCAATCTTAGACCGAACTACACGCATCCTTTAACTTCACTCTTTATGCAATGTGGTCACGATTTCTAGTCAAGACTCAAGCGGACAAGTCAGACTCAGAATCAACTACCTGGGAATTTAGTTCCGCCACTGGTGTTATCTCTTAGATCTCCAACACTGTGTTTACTAAACACGACTGAGTTGCCTTTGTACTATGGATACAAGACGGGTTTAAGAATATCTCTAAGAGTTATACTCGAAAATGCAAAGGTGACTTTCAGAAATTACTGTATTCATTGGTGCCTGCCTGGACCTACTGATACTTGGAATGATGAGAAGTAAAAAACCATCCCTCAAGATATGCATGCATAGATGAGACCAATATctaaaatcaagaaaataaattttaaagaacGATTACTGTAGGAGTTCCAGGAGTCACATTTAAGAACAATCATCGTATTCCTGTAAACTTTATATTCAGTGTTTTTGACCCCACTGCGCAAAACTAAAAGCACAACAGCAGCGTACTCGTGTACATAATAACTTCTCAAAAGGAAATCTTGATGAAAACCAGGACCTGCAAAGCCAAAATGTAGACGACAAAAGCTGACCTGAGATACATAAGCCTTGTTTGACTCTCATTTCTTGCAGCAGATGAATACGGAAGGTAGGAGTGAGAATCAACTTCATGGTCAGATCCAAACCCTCTATCTGAATTTGTTCTCTTGAATCTGTTCCTTGCAGCGTTCCCTTCAACGTTGAAGCTCTCATATCTTCTCCACAAACTGTTCACTCTCTCTAACTCCATCTCATTCGAGTGAATCTCACCAACAATCCCCTCTGCTTGGGCCTGATAGGCATATCAAAAGGTTTCTGTTTAAGATACAGTCTAAAGGGAAAATGTAATTTGATCTGGCTTGAGATAGACCTGCTTTGCAGCTAATTGCTCGATCAGAGTATGAAGTTGTTTATCTAGTGTCTTCTCTCTCTGAGCTGTGAATGCAAAACCTTCCCAGTCAGATAATTCAGGCTATCAAAAAAGAACCAGAACAGATCTCTTATCTCTACTGGACTCTGTCTGAAACTAAGCTATCTAACATAGTTTTTTTTGGCTTTATATATGTTGGGAGACTTGATGGTTCTGAATACTGTTAAACTAGTAACTTAACAACAAACCAGATTGAGAAAGAAGTACCTGGGGAAGGCTGCTTCAGTGCTCTTTCCTGTATAAGAGCCCAACTCTTCTCTAACTCCTGAACCTTCTCTTCCATTGAACtctaaaagaacaaaaaataactTACACCACATTCAGATATACAAAAGCAGAGAACTCCATAGCCatgaaatgtttaaaaaaaaaaagaaacctcaCCAAGTCGTTCTTTTTGCTCTCCAACTTCTCTAGCATAACAGACTTCACGGCCTCTGTATCTGCAGCCTGTACACAAGATTCACTAGCGCTTTTGCAATACCTTTCATCAAGAGAAACTTGCTCATCTTCTTGCTCAGCTTTCAACCTCTCCTCAACATCTTCTAGCTCCTGAAAAAAACCATATGATATCAAAGCACATCCTAAATCCAAGAGCAAGATTCATAATCTAAATTCAGCTATTACTCAACCTTCAATTTTCTAACAAGTGAATCTGCTTCGTGTGTTTTCTCTTCTATTCTCCCCTCACAGATCGATATAGCATTCTCATACGCACTGTTCTCTTCTAACAGTGTCTGCTCTCTCATTTGAGCCTAATCGCAAAATCAAAAGAGGATCACTAATCACATCGATCACGCAAATGAAAAATCCAATTCATATAGCAGAGATCAAGATGCACGGAGGGGGAAGCGCTTACCTGTTCACGAGTAGCGGAATGCGAATCGAGCTGAAGAGCGAGAGCCGCATTGGAGGCGAGGGAGTGAGCGAGGAGGTGAGGTAGGCGCTGGGAGATATCCGGAGGAGGCAATCTGAGCCGTAGATCTTGGATCGAACGGCTGAGCGTTGTCGCTTTTCGGCCGAGCTCGTCGACGTATCTCTGCTGCTCCTCCGTGAAAACGAGTGGGATCGGATCCTTCTCATCGCCTCCGTCTTTTCCGTTTTTCCCGACGACGTCGGCAGCCCAAGCTAGAAGTCCCGCCATGTatcttcttcgtcttcgtctCTTTGATCTGACATAGACACGGACCGGACTCTCTGAGCTAAACCGAAGCGGTTGGTGACTAAACCGGTCTGGTTCGATCGTGACTGTTGAACTCTCGGTTTCCCTTTCCCACCATAGTTGATATGTCTTTTGTATtgtagataaataaatatatattattattatgcaATTAAGTTTGAGTCAATTTTACTAGTTTTGGTTTTTTGCTACTACAAGAAACTTTCCTAGAAGAACTGTGTTAATATACGATTTACTAGACATATATGTAAGCTCTTTAGATCCAAAAACGATCAGACCAATATACGATTTATTCAAACTTATCTCACGCAAATTCAACACTTTTGTTTTCATCACAAACTCCAACATAAACCCTAGTCCCATGTACTTAGTTCCGAGGTACTAGAAGAGATCTTCCTTCGTCTGCCATTGAAATCCATCCTAAAATTCAAAACCGTCTCAAAACAATGGAGATCAATACTGGAGTCGAAGAGGTTCGCAGAGGGTAGGCGTATGATGAATATTCAAACGAAACTGAAAATCTTAGTGGCAGTAGACCGAAACCTAATCCAACATGAATTACACAGGGACGAAGAGGTAGAGATTGTCTACTTACACAGCAATGTCGCCGCCTCACGCCCGTCACTGTCATGTGACAGTCTTGTCTGCATCCCCGTACCTGGTTGGGTCAAAGTTTTCAACCCTTCCACTGGAGTGTTTCTTAGATATTTCTCTTCCAGTCCGGAAACAATGATATCGCGTCATGATTTTGATTTCTTAGATCCTCGATTTGA
This genomic stretch from Raphanus sativus cultivar WK10039 chromosome 3, ASM80110v3, whole genome shotgun sequence harbors:
- the LOC108847680 gene encoding structural maintenance of chromosomes protein 5, with the translated sequence MSERRAKRLKTSSRGEDDFLPGNIIEIELHNFMTFNHLVCKPGSRLNLVIGPNGSGKSSLVCAIALCLGGEPQLLGRATSVGAYVKRGEDSGYVKITLRGKTSEEKFVVCRKIDTRNKSEWMFNGSSVSKREVLEIVQKFNIQVNNLTQFLPQDRVCEFAKLTPVQLLEETEKAVGDPQLPVHHRDLVEKSRELKQLERAVGKNGETLAQLKALVDEQEKDVERVKQRELLLAKVDSMKKKLPWLRYDKKKSEYQEGKKKLKVSEKKLDEAARSLNDVKEPVEKQRKEMAEIDAKCKKVKKALETNGYKRSNLLEKENEAEARVVATYKELGELKKQEEHRQERILKATEDLAAAERELKDLPVYEQPVAKLEELKSQVTELQHNINWKKNQKADNESLLSQKRHTLRQCVDRLKEMENANNKLLNALRNSGADRIYDAYQWVQQNRHEFKGEVYGPVLLEVNVPNRENACYLEGHIPYYIWKSFITQDPDDRDLLVRNLKRFDVPVLNYVRESGERSAPFHISDHMRSLGLHSRLDQIFDAPSTVKEVLTSQFGLDDSYIGSKITDQRAEEVSKLGITDFWTPDNHYRWSSSRYGGHSSASVDSVNQSRLLLCGLDVGELEKLRSRKEELEDAISTIEETRKSLQTEQRLLEEEAAKLHKEREEIINVSHLEKKKRRELESRYQQRKRKLESLEQEEDMDASVAKLIEQASKANADRYAYAINLKNLLLESATNKWSYAEKHMACIELERKIRESEINIKQYEKTAQQASLNVEYCKKEVEEKQLQLAAAKRDAESIAIITPQLKKEFMEMPTTIEELEAAIQDNISQANSILFVNQNILQEYEHRLSQIETIATKLEADKRDLSRCLKEIESLKEKWLPTLRRLVAQINETFSHNFQEMAVAGEVSLDERDTDFDQYGIHIKVKFRESGQLQVLSSHHQSGGERSVSTILYLVSLQDLTNCPFRVVDEINQGMDPINERKMFQQLVRAASQPNTPQCFLLTPKLLPELEYSEACSILNIMNGPWIEQPSQAWSFGDSWGNLMRRAEAS
- the LOC108844552 gene encoding uncharacterized protein LOC108844552, translating into MAGLLAWAADVVGKNGKDGGDEKDPIPLVFTEEQQRYVDELGRKATTLSRSIQDLRLRLPPPDISQRLPHLLAHSLASNAALALQLDSHSATREQAQMREQTLLEENSAYENAISICEGRIEEKTHEADSLVRKLKELEDVEERLKAEQEDEQVSLDERYCKSASESCVQAADTEAVKSVMLEKLESKKNDLSSMEEKVQELEKSWALIQERALKQPSPAQREKTLDKQLHTLIEQLAAKQAQAEGIVGEIHSNEMELERVNSLWRRYESFNVEGNAARNRFKRTNSDRGFGSDHEVDSHSYLPYSSAARNESQTRLMYLRSAFVVYILALQVLVFIKISF